One genomic segment of Oenanthe melanoleuca isolate GR-GAL-2019-014 chromosome 5, OMel1.0, whole genome shotgun sequence includes these proteins:
- the BDNF gene encoding brain-derived neurotrophic factor isoform X1, with translation MTILFFTMVISYFTCMKAAPMKEAGLRAQGSLAYPGLRPHGTLESMDGPSAGSRGLTSLADTFEHVLEELLDEEQDMQPSQGSKDADLYTSRVMLSSQVPLEPPLLFLLEEYKNYLDAANMSMRVRRHSDPARRGELSVCDSTSEWVTAAEKKTAVDMSGATVTVLEKVPVPKGQLKQYFYETKCNPKGYTKEGCRGIDKRHWNSQCRTTQSYVRALTMDNKKRVGWRFIRIDTSCVCTLTIKRGR, from the coding sequence ATGACCATCCTTTTCTTTACTATGGTTATCTCCTACTTCACTTGCATGAAGGCTGCCCCGATGAAAGAAGCCGGTCTGAGAGCACAAGGCAGCTTGGCTTACCCGGGTCTCCGGCCCCACGGGACTCTGGAGAGCATGGATGGGCCCAGCGCCGGCTCCAGGGGACTGACGTCGCTGGCAGACACCTTCGAACACGTCCTGGAGGAGCTCCTGGACGAGGAGCAGGACatgcagcccagccaggggagcaAGGACGCGGACTTGTACACTTCCCGGGTGATGCTGAGCAGCCAAGTGCCTTTGGAACCCCcgctgctcttcctgctggagGAGTACAAGAACTACCTGGACGCCGCCAACATGTCGATGCGGGTGCGGCGCCACTCGGACCCGGCGCGCCGCGGGGAGCTGAGCGTGTGCGACAGCACCAGCGAGTGGGTGACGGCGGCCGAGAAAAAGACTGCGGTGGACATGTCCGGGGCCACCGTCACCGTGCTGGAGAAAgttccagtgcccaaagggCAGCTGAAGCAATACTTCTACGAGACCAAATGCAACCCCAAGGGCTACACAAaggagggctgcaggggcaTTGACAAGAGGCACTGGAACTCTCAGTGCCGAACTACCCAGTCTTACGTGAGAGCTCTCACCATGGATAACAAAAAGAGAGTTGGCTGGCGCTTCATAAGGATAGACACTTCCTGTGTATGTACATTGACCATTAAAAGGGGAAGATAG
- the BDNF gene encoding brain-derived neurotrophic factor isoform X2, translated as MFHQVRRVMTILFFTMVISYFTCMKAAPMKEAGLRAQGSLAYPGLRPHGTLESMDGPSAGSRGLTSLADTFEHVLEELLDEEQDMQPSQGSKDADLYTSRVMLSSQVPLEPPLLFLLEEYKNYLDAANMSMRVRRHSDPARRGELSVCDSTSEWVTAAEKKTAVDMSGATVTVLEKVPVPKGQLKQYFYETKCNPKGYTKEGCRGIDKRHWNSQCRTTQSYVRALTMDNKKRVGWRFIRIDTSCVCTLTIKRGR; from the exons ATG TTCCACCAAGTGAGAAGAGTGATGACCATCCTTTTCTTTACTATGGTTATCTCCTACTTCACTTGCATGAAGGCTGCCCCGATGAAAGAAGCCGGTCTGAGAGCACAAGGCAGCTTGGCTTACCCGGGTCTCCGGCCCCACGGGACTCTGGAGAGCATGGATGGGCCCAGCGCCGGCTCCAGGGGACTGACGTCGCTGGCAGACACCTTCGAACACGTCCTGGAGGAGCTCCTGGACGAGGAGCAGGACatgcagcccagccaggggagcaAGGACGCGGACTTGTACACTTCCCGGGTGATGCTGAGCAGCCAAGTGCCTTTGGAACCCCcgctgctcttcctgctggagGAGTACAAGAACTACCTGGACGCCGCCAACATGTCGATGCGGGTGCGGCGCCACTCGGACCCGGCGCGCCGCGGGGAGCTGAGCGTGTGCGACAGCACCAGCGAGTGGGTGACGGCGGCCGAGAAAAAGACTGCGGTGGACATGTCCGGGGCCACCGTCACCGTGCTGGAGAAAgttccagtgcccaaagggCAGCTGAAGCAATACTTCTACGAGACCAAATGCAACCCCAAGGGCTACACAAaggagggctgcaggggcaTTGACAAGAGGCACTGGAACTCTCAGTGCCGAACTACCCAGTCTTACGTGAGAGCTCTCACCATGGATAACAAAAAGAGAGTTGGCTGGCGCTTCATAAGGATAGACACTTCCTGTGTATGTACATTGACCATTAAAAGGGGAAGATAG